The DNA segment TAGCACACAGGTTAATTTTTGGACTAGAAACTTTAAGGCGTGGCGATAGACTTGATTAAAGTCCCAACTCAGCGAGGTCGCTATGAATATGATTTTTAGTTGCCCGAACTGCAAACAGCAGTTGGAAGCCGAGACCTCCATGGCGGGAACCCAGATTGCGTGCCCCTCCTGCAACACGCCCATTGTGATTCCCGAACCGGACGTCATGAACGTCCGCGCAAACCCGATGGCCTCCTCCGCCGCCGCCAAGGAAGAGCATCACTTTAGCGTGCCCGTGCACGAGGGTCCCGCAGAGGTTCTCATCACGAAATCCGCCCCCACGCTTGAGGTTTCCGCCAAGGACGGCAGCAAAAAGATGCGGATGAAATGCATCCGCCGCACCGACTGCGTGGAAGTGGGACGCGACCGCTTCGACGATATCGTGTCCGAGTTCTTGAACAAAGTGGGCGAGGACAACATCGTCAGCATCACGCCGCTCACTTACACGCACATGGACCTGGGATCTCGCCAGCTTCTCACCGACTTCGGCGTGATGATCGTGTATAAGGGTTGAGGAGGCGTGGCGGTGGAATGGTGGGTGACCCCTTCAATTAACGACGGTGGAGCGACGCTCCTGCGGAGCTTTTCTTCGATGGCATTGGCTCGGCAGGAGTCTCGGGAGTCTCGTTCAGTAGTGGAATAAGTGGAATAGGTCTTGACCGCATTGTGCGACTCCCTCATGTTAAAGTGTGTCTAGGTACCATACATGTTAGCGCAACTTAAAGGCCTGTTTTCCAACGACATCGGGATCGATTTGGGAACGGCGAACTCCCTCGTTTATGTCCGTGATCGGGGCATTGTGCTGCATGAACCTTCCGTCGTAGCCATTCAAGCTGGCACGACTAACGTCCTGGCCGTCGGCGAAGAAGCCAAACGAATGCTCGGCCGCACCCCAGGAAATATCGTCGCCATCCGGCCCATGAAAGACGGCGTGATCGCCGATTTCGAGATTACCGAGGCCATGTTGCGGCATTTCATCCAGAAGGTTCATAATCGCAAGCTGATTGCTCCTCGAGTGGTTGTCGCTGTCCCTTCCGGAATCACCGAAGTTGAGAAACGGGCGGTGAAAGATTCCGCGACCCATGCCGGCGCGCGGGAAGTGTATCTCATCGAGCAACCGATGGCGTCCGCAATTGGCGTCGGGTTGCCGGTGCATGAACCGGCCGGCAACATGATCGTCGATATCGGCGGCGGCACGTGCGAAATTGCCATCATCTCCCTGGCGGGCATCGTGTTCAGCCGCAGCCTCCGCGTGGGCGGAGATGAATTCGACGAGACGATCATTGCGCACATGAAACGGGCCTATAATCTGATGATTGGCGAACGCACGGCGGAAGAAATCAAAATCCGCATCGGCTCAGCCTATCCTCTGGAACAGGAGCTTTCGATGGAGGTCAAAGGACGCGATTTGAGCGCAGGGTTGCCCAAGACCTTGACCGTTCGCTCCGAGGAAATCCGCGAAGCGCTGAAGGAACCCCTGGCAAGTATTTTGGAATCCATTCGCATCACCCTCGAACGGTGCCCGCCCGAATTGTCCGCCGATCTGGTGGACCGCGGGATCGTCATCGCCGGCGGTGGCGCGCTCTTGCGAGGCATCGACCGATTGGTGGCCGAAGAAACCGGCCTGCCGGTCCACATTGCGGAGAACCCCCTCACCGCCGTGGCGGAAGGCACCGGTCGAGTCCTGCAGGAACTCCAATTTCTCAAGCGAGTTGCTTACTCCAGATAAAGGATGCTGAGTCATGAGCCGCCGTTGTTCGCCCGAACCTGTCTATCGGGTGAAAGATGTTTAGAAGGCCGCAGTATTTAGCCTTAATGGCGGTTGTTTTGTTGGTGCTGGTTGTTCTGAGCCTGCCGATCCAAACGGCGACGCAACTGAAGCTGGCTCTGGGAGGTTTTTTTCTGCCCTTGATCGGTTTGACCAGTTCGAGCCGCAGCGTGGCCCGGCAGGCCGAGGGCACCGTCGTTCCGCGCCGCATGCTCCTCGATCAAATCGATGATCTGAAGCGCGAGAACGAACGATTGCGGCTGCAACTCATGCAGAGCAATCTGGTTTGGCAGGAGAATCTCACCCTCCGTCAGGCCTTCGGATGGAAGCAACAATCCCGGTGGGACCTCCGGCTCGCCCGCGTGACGCTTCGCGATCCGGCCAATTGGTGGCGCACGATCCAGATCGATCTCGGACAGCGCGACGGGGTGGTCACGAACATGCCCGTGATGACCAGCGAAGGGTTGGTGGGCAAGGTTCAACGCGTGGGTCTCTGGAGTTCGCAGGTGGTCTTGATCGGCGACCCGAATTGCCGGGTTTCGGCGGTGGTTGAGGATGAGAAAGACCAGGACGGCGGGATCATCCAGGCGGATGCCTCCAGCATTCTCGATCCCTCCATCGTGGAGTTGACGTTTCTCGGCGGCCAAAGCAAAGCCAAAGCCGGCGCGTTAGTCGTGACCAGCGGTCAGGGCGGCGTGTTCCCCAAAGGCATTCCCATCGGGAAAGTCATCGAGACGCGGAGCGTCGGCTTCGGCATGTCCACGGAAGCGCGGGTCAAGCTGTCGGCGAATTTCAAACACCTGGATTACGTGTGGGTGAAGTTTCCATGAGCTACCTGAACACCGGCATTCTGGCGTTGGCCGCGTATCTGGCGGCCTACCTGGCTTCGTGCCAGACGCCGTTGAGCCATTGGCTCGGCGTTCAGATCGATTTGCGGCCGGCGCTCCTGGTCTATTGCGGTCTGCGCACGGAATGGGCCACGCTCGCGCTGGTCAGCGTTCTGGGAGGACTCTGGTTCGACGCGCTGTCGGCGAATCGCCTGGGCATTTCAATCCTCCCGCTTTTTGTCATCGCGTTCCTGGTGCATCTGAATCGCGGGCTAATTCTGCGCGAGCAACAGTACGCTCAATTCGTGCTGGGCATTGCCGCCAGCGCCGCCGCGCCCGTGCTGACGATTCTGCTGATGGTGGGCGTCGGCCAGGTGCCGTTGATCGGGTGGGGTTCAATCTGGCAATGGCTGATCATGGCGCTCGTGGGCGGGGCGCTCACGCCGGCCTTGTTCTGGGTGTTGGAACGTTTCTGCCGCGCGTTCACGTATCCGGCCGTTTCCGAAAGCAGCTTTCGCCCGGATCGCGAAATCAAGCGGGGCCGCGTCTGAGTATGTTGATCATCGACCAACTCAAGAAGAGC comes from the Verrucomicrobiota bacterium genome and includes:
- the mreC gene encoding rod shape-determining protein MreC, with product MFRRPQYLALMAVVLLVLVVLSLPIQTATQLKLALGGFFLPLIGLTSSSRSVARQAEGTVVPRRMLLDQIDDLKRENERLRLQLMQSNLVWQENLTLRQAFGWKQQSRWDLRLARVTLRDPANWWRTIQIDLGQRDGVVTNMPVMTSEGLVGKVQRVGLWSSQVVLIGDPNCRVSAVVEDEKDQDGGIIQADASSILDPSIVELTFLGGQSKAKAGALVVTSGQGGVFPKGIPIGKVIETRSVGFGMSTEARVKLSANFKHLDYVWVKFP
- a CDS encoding rod shape-determining protein; the encoded protein is MLAQLKGLFSNDIGIDLGTANSLVYVRDRGIVLHEPSVVAIQAGTTNVLAVGEEAKRMLGRTPGNIVAIRPMKDGVIADFEITEAMLRHFIQKVHNRKLIAPRVVVAVPSGITEVEKRAVKDSATHAGAREVYLIEQPMASAIGVGLPVHEPAGNMIVDIGGGTCEIAIISLAGIVFSRSLRVGGDEFDETIIAHMKRAYNLMIGERTAEEIKIRIGSAYPLEQELSMEVKGRDLSAGLPKTLTVRSEEIREALKEPLASILESIRITLERCPPELSADLVDRGIVIAGGGALLRGIDRLVAEETGLPVHIAENPLTAVAEGTGRVLQELQFLKRVAYSR